The genome window CGATGCTGCCGATGGGGCGCGCGATCAGGCTCGGCGACGGTGCCTGGCTGACGCGCAGGGCCAGGTCGAAACCCTCTTCCACCAGATTGACCACCCTGCCACTCAAGTCGATGTCAAACGTCACTTCCGGGAAGCGCTCGCGGTAAGCCACCAGGGTGCGCGTAAAGATGGCGTTGGCGAACCAGACGGGCGCGCTCAGGCGCAACATGCCGCGCGGCACCACCGTCGTGCGGCCCACGGTCGCTTCCACTTCATCGAGATTGTCGAGCATGTCGCGGCACTGTTCAAAATACACCTTGCCGATTTCCGTCAGGCTCAGATGGCGGCTGCTGCGGTTCAGCAAGCGCGCGCCCAGGTGGCGCTCCAGGTGCATCACGTGCTTGCTGACCATGGCCGGCGACAGATCGAGGCGCTCGCTGGCGCGCACGAAGCTGTCCAGTTCCACCACGGCGCGAAACACGCGCATGCTGCGCAAGGTATCCATGACCATCCCATCATCAACAAAATGGAAATGATATATCAATAATAGCGATCTTGATCAACTGACCGCGCATGACTATCATCGATAGCATCAGTCATTTCACTCCGGAGCCGCCATGCAAGAGCACACCTTCCCCACCTATTTCCTGTCGCACGGCGGCGGCCCGTGGCCGTTCATGAAAGACTAGTTCGGCGACCGCTACGACGTGCTGGAAGCATCATTGCAGGATATCCCGCGCCAGATCGGCGCGCGCCCGAAAGCCGTGCTGGTCGTCACGGCGCACTGGGAAGGGCCGCAGTTCCTCGTTTCGGCCAGCCCGCAGCCGGGCATGATCTACGATTATTCGGGCTTTCCGCCGCACACGTATCAAATTCAGTACCCGGCACCGGGCGCGCCGGAACTGGCGGCGCAGGTAAAACAGTTACTCGACGCGGCCGGCCACCCGGCGCGCCTGGACCACGAGCGCGGTTTCGACCACGGCACCTTCAGCGCCCTGTTCCCCATCTACCCGCAGGCGGACGTGCCGCTGGTGCAGCTGTCGCTGAAACACGGCTACGACCCGCTGACACACGTCGAGGTGGGCCGCGCGCTGGCCGGCCTGCGCCGGCAAGGTGTGCTGATACTGGGCAGTGGCCTCAGTTATCACAACCTGCGCCAGTTCGGCCAGGCGGGCGCCGTCGCTTCGCATCAGTTCGACGCCTGGCTGCGCCAGACGATGGCCTTGCCGCCGGCACAACGGCTGCAACAGTTGCTGGCCTGGGACCAGGCGCCGGGCGCGCGCCAGGCCCATCCGCAGGAAGACCATCTGCTGCCGCTGATGGTGGCGCTCGGTGCGGCCGAGCAGGAAGCGGCGCACGTGGTGTACCACGAGGAGGATTTTTTTGGGGCGCTGGCGGTCACCAGTTTCAAATTCGGATAATCCGCCAGCGCATAAAAAAAGCGCCGCGACAGCAATGTCGCGGCGCTTTTTGCATGGATATAACTTGAATCAGGTGCCGCGCTTGCCGCGCGCCGCATTTTTCGCCTTTTCAGCGGCAATCGCTGCCGCTATGGCCGCTTTTTCCGCCATCTCGGCCGCGTGCTGGGCCAGCAGGGCCGCGCGCGTATCCGGCGTTTCCAGCGAGATACGACCGAGGATGCCGCTGCGGTAGTCGAGCAGCAGGGTATGCGACGCTTTCTCGAAATCGTAGTCGCCGCCCTTGATGCGGAAGCCGCGCTTGGCGGCAATGCCTTCGACCACGCCGATGGCGTCGACTTCACCAATCTTGGTGCCATAGCGGGCCGTCAGCAAGTCCGGATAGCGCTTGAGCAATTCCTCGGCCAGGAACACGGCTACTTCTTCTTCGATCAGCGCGTTCGAGCCGATGGCGTGGCTGGCCGCCAGCATCAGGCCATCGCTGGGGATGGCGATCTTCGGCCACAGCATGCCGGGCGTGTCGACGAGGATGGTGTTCTTGTCCAGGTACAGCTTTTGCTGCATTTTTGTGACGGCCGGTTCGTCGCCCACCTTGGCCACGCGCTTTTTCAGCAGCGCGTTCATCAGGGTCGACTTGCCCACGTTGGGGATGCCCATGATCATGATGCGCAGCGGTTTCGTCGGCACGCCGCGGTGCGGCGTCAGGGACTTGGCCAGGTCAGGGATGCGCGCCACGTCGCCCGGCTTCTTGGTCGTCATCGCGTACGCGGTCACGCCCTCCTGGGCATTGAAATACGCCACCCAGGCGGCCGTGGCGGCGGGATCGGCCAGGTCGGTCTTGTTGAGGATCTTCAGGCAAGGGCGCTGGCGGAACAGGCGCAACTCGTCCACCATGGGATTGCAGCTGGCTGCCGGCAGGCGCGCGTCCACCACTTCAATCACCAGGTCGGTGTTCTCCATGGTCTCGGCCGCTTTCTTGCGGGCCGCGTTCATGTGTCCTGGGTACCATTGTATCGCCATGCTCTTGCCTTCAGTTCGTTCAGTCAATCCGCTATTTTACGTGGTTGCCGCCACGACGTCCCATTTTCCGCCGCCAGCGCCAGCCGTGCGACGCGAACGAGACAATTGGTGATAATTTGGCAGTTACTTGAATGATAATATCCGCAGTCCGTCCAGCGTGGCCGGCTTCCCCATTGCACGCTTAACCTGATACGCATTCCATGCATCTTCCCCGTTTCCTCCTCCTCGCTCCCCTCTGCGCCTGCCTGCTGCCCGCCATGGCCCAGGAACAAACGGCGGCGCCTGGCGACACGGTCAGCCAGGAAATGCAGCAGGTTGTCGACGTGCAAGGCACGCGCGATCCTGACTTGCGCCCCTACCGCACCATGCTCAAGGGACTCGACGCGTATGCCGACCACCAGCGCCTGGCGCCGGGCGCGCCGCTGCGCTTCATGCTGGTTCCCGCCACGCCCCAGGCCAGGCTCGATGGCGTGACCTTGCACCTGTCGGCCGACAACCTGTCGATCCCCGTGCCCCTGGCGGCCGATGGCGGCTTCACCTTGACGCGCGACAAGACGGCCTACGATGCGAATGCCGACCTGGTCAGCAACAAGAAGCGCGACACCCTGCGCTGGCGCGCCGACATCCATACGCCGGGACTGCCCGCGAACGTGCGCCGCCTGGGCGACTTGCGCCTGGAATGCGAAATCCGCTGGGCCGTCGAACAGGACCAGCTGCCGTTTATGCGGCGCAACCTGTTCCGCCTGGCGGGCGGACCGTGCCACTCGTCGCTGATCCACGTGCTGTATCCCGTGCCGCGCAGCCTCGCCGCCGTGCAGGCGCGCTCGGGCGAGCGCACGCTGGACATCCGCGTCACGCAAGACCGCCAGCGCTACGTGCCGCCGCTGCATGACCAAAGCTGGGAAGACGACACCCTGCTGACCATCACTTACGCCGACGACGGCCACATGGCCGGAGCCGCCCCCACTGCGCCCTTGAAGGCAACGCAGCGCGAGTGATACGCACCCGGGAAGCCGGGTCAAATATTTCCACAAGGATTTTTATATTTACTGTAAGTAATAAAAAAGTATGCTCTAATATCGCCTCTTAAATGAAAAGCAATTATTTCCAGGCTGGCTCCGCCAGGTGCAGGGAGATACGCGATGGGGATAGGTCGATATGATGATGGAACACACTGGCATGGCGCCCAAGCGCATGCCGCGCAATGACTGGAAGAGGGAATGCCGGCAGTTGCAGGGCCAAGTGGCGCAGCTGGAAGAGCGCCTGAAACGCCAGAGCGCCGACAGCTATGGCTTGCAAATGCTGTATGACCAATTGGTCAATGAAATCAAGCACCACCGCGACATGCTCCAGCTCGACAGCTTCGACGCGGAGAAATCATCGCTCGTCTACACGCAAGCCTGGCGCCGCTTCATGGCCGGCGACGCGCTCGACTACCAGACCCACCGCCACACCAATTCCAGCAGCCGTCCCAGCTTGCTGTAGTTCGCTGCGCCGTTACAGCTCCGCCAGCGCCTTCACATGCGCCGCCACGCTGCGGCCCAGCGACGACAGGTTGTAGCCCCCTTCGAGGCAGCTGACGATGCGGCCCTTGCCATACTGATTCGCCACGGCCATCATTTGCTGCGTCAGCCACGTGTAGTCAGCCTCCACCAGGCCCATGCCGCCCACATCGTCTTCGCGGTGGGCATCGAAACCGGCGGAAATGAAAATCATCTGCGGCTGCTGCCGGTGCAGTGCCGGCAGCCAGTGGTCGAGCACCAGCTGGCGCACGGCATCGCCCTTCGAGCGGGCCGGCACGGGCACGTTGACGCGCGTATCCGTATAGGACTCGACATCGCTGTATGGATAAAACGGGTGCTGGAAAAAACTCACCATCAGGATGCGTGGATCGTTTGCCACGGATTCGGCCGTGCCATTGCCATGATGCACGTCAAAGTCGACGATGGCGACTCTGTCAAGGCCGCGCACGTCGAGCGCATGCTTGGCGGCGATGGCGACATTGTTGAACAGGCAGAAACCCATGGGCTCGCTGGGCCGCGCATGGTGGCCGGGCGGTCGGATCGCGCAAAAGGCGTTGCTAATCTCGCCATCGATGACGGCGTCCGTGGCAGTCACGGCCGAGCCTGCCGCCGCCAGGGCGGCCTCGTAGCTGTGCGCGTTGAGCAAGGTGTCGCCGTCGAGCGGATAGTAGTCGCCCTCGGACGGCACATTGTCGCGCACCAGGCCGATGGCCGTGGCACTGTGGTTGCGCTCGATATCGGACAATTGCGCGCGCACGCCGTCGCGGTGCTCGACCAGGTCGCTGATATGCGCGAGGATCAATTGATCGTTGATGGCCTGCAAGCGGGCCGGCGATTCAGGGTGCCAGTCGCCCATTTCATGGCGCTGACAATCGGGATGGGTATAAATGGCTGTGCTCATGCGCTGTACTGGTTACCTCTGTCTCTGTCCATTCTCCGGGAACACTGCATGGCATTCCTGTTCGCCCTGCGCGTTCTCGCATAAAATCACTGGCTGGTCTGTGCCACCTTTGCTGTCACTCTAATCTACCACGAGCGCGCAGCTGGCGGGCGGCGCCGTTTGACCTGGCCAAAGCGATTGTAAATTAAATAATCCGTTGTACTGTGATAGAAATAACATGTTTTCGAAAATACACCAGGCCGCACAGCAAATCGGCGAAGTTCTCGTCGGCAAACAATTGCAGATCCGCCAGACCCTCGCCTGCGTGCTGGCGGGCGGCCACCTGCTGATCGAAGACGTGCCCGGTGTGGGCAAGACCACGCTGGCGCATGCGCTGGCCATCTCGCTGGGCCTGCAATGGAAGCGCCAGCAATTTACCAGCGATCTGCTGCCCGCCGACGTGGCTGGCATGAGCGTGTATGACCGCGCCAGCGCCAGTTTCATTTTTCATCCAGGCCCCCTGTTCACGCAAGTACTGCTGGCCGACGAGATCAACCGCGCCACGCCGAAGACGCAATCGGGCTTGCTGGAAGCGATGGAAGAGCGGCAAGTGACGCTCGATGGCGTCACGCACGCGCTGCCGCAGCCGTTTTTCGTCATCGCCACGCAGAACTGCGCGCATCAGCTGGGTACCTTCCCCCTGCCCGAATCGCAGCTCGACCGTTTTCTCATGTGCGTCACCCTGGGCTACCCCGATGCGGCCGCCGAACGGGCGCTGCTGCTGGGCGCCGACCGCCGCGCCATGCTGCAAACCTTGCCGGCCGTCATGAACGCGGAAGAATTGCTGCAGGCGCAAGCAGGCCTGCGCGCCATCCACGCCTCGCCCGCCGTCGTCGACTATGTGCTGGCCCTCGTGCACGCCACGCGCGCGCCCGGCGTGTTTGCCGATGGCCTCAGCCCGCGCGCCGCGCTGGCCCTGCTGCAGGCGGCACGCGCCTGGGCCGCCCTGGCCGGACGCGACCACGTCACACCCGACGATGTGCAAGCCGTGCTGCTGCCCGTCTGCGCCCACCGCCTGCATGCGGCACAAGGGTCCACGGACAGCCGCGCGCTGCTGCGGCATCTGCTGTTGAGCATCCCCGTCTGAGCGGCATGCGCTGGCGCACGATTCCATGGCTGCCGGCACGCCCCTGGCTGGGCGCGCAGCGCGTGCACATCCGTCCCTCGCGCGCGGGCCTGGCGTTTGCCGCGCTGCTGCTGGCGCTGTGGATCGCCGCCGTCAATTACCGCCTGGGCCTGGGCTATGCGCTCACGTATTTCGCGGCCGCCTGCGCCATCGCCGACATGCTGTTTACAAGCCGCAACCTGGCGGGCCTGGCCTTGGCCGCCACGCCGGGCAAGCCCGTGTTTGCGGGCAGCCACGCCTTGTTCACCTTGCGCCTGATCAACCGCAGCAGCCGCCCGCGCCATGCGATCGGCCTGGCGGCGAGCGGCGCGTCGGCGGCGCCCGGCCTGGCCGATATCGCCGCCCACGGCGAAACGGCCATCAGCATCGGCATGCCGGCCCGGCAACGGGGTTGGCTCAATGCGCCAGCCGTACGCCTGTCCGGCAGTTTTCCGCTGGGCCTGTTTGTGGCATGGTGCCACTGGCAGCCCGACGCGCGCGTGCTCGTGTATCCGCAGCCCGAGCAAGATGCGCCGCCGCTGCCCTGGCCGGCCGGCACAATACAGCAGGAACGGCAGCCAGACTGGCCAGACTCGCCCGATGGCACCCTGGAACTGGCCGGCGTGCGCGCCTACCAGTCGGGCGACCCCTTGCAGCGCCTGGCCTGGCGCCAGATCGCCCGCCATGATGGCGAGCATTTATTCAGCAAGCAATTCCAGCCTGGCGCCGACGCGCCGGCGGGCGCGTCCCATGGCAGCCTCATGCTTGAGCACGCCACCCTGCACGCGCTGGCGCCGGAAGCGCGCCTGTCGCGCCTGACCGCCTGGGTACTGCAGGCGGAACGCACGGGCTTGCCGTATGGCTTGCGCCTGGGCGCGCTAACGCTAACGCCCGCCCTGGGCGCCAGCCAGCGCGACGCCTGCCTGCGCGCGCTGGCCCTGCATGATCTGCCACAAGACCGGACGGCGCCATGAAAGCCTGGCTGAGCGGCTTGCCACGCGAGAAGGCCGACATTGTGCTGCTGTTGCTGGCCGCCGCCATGGTGCTGGCGCCGCACGCGCTGCACCTGCCCCCATGGTTGTCGGTAGCGACAGCCGCACCGCTGCTGTGGCGCGCCGTCATTACCGTGCGGGGCCGACGCCAGCCGTCGCTCGCCGTGCTGGCGCCGCTGGCCCTGCTGGGCATCGCCGGCGTGTACGCCAGCTATGGCACCGTGCTGGGACGCGATCCCGGCGTGGCCCTGCTGGCCCTGCTGCTGGCCTTGAAGTCGCTGGAAATGCATGGCCGGCGCGATATCTTCGTGCTCGTCTTCCTCAGTTTCTTTTTGCTGCTGGCGAACTTTTTCCATACGCAAGGCATCCTCGGCGCCGCCTGGATGCTGGCCACCGTCCTCGTGCTGCTGGCGGCCCTGCTGTCGGCCCAGTACGGCGCCGTGCAGCCGCGCCTGGCGCAAAGGCTGGGCTTGCTGGGACGCATGCTGGCACTGGCCCTTCCCCTGGCGGCCGTGATGTTTCTTGCCGTGCCGCGCCCCGACGGCCCCCTGTGGGGCGCGCCGCACGAGGGCGCGCAAGCGCGCACGGGCTTGTCCGACAGCATGCAGCCGGGCGCCATCGCCTCGCTGGCCCTGTCAAGCGAACCCGTCTTCACGGCCCGCTTTTCCACGCCGCTCCCGCCGCAAGACCAACTGTATTGGCGCGGCGTGGTGCTGGGCGACTACGACGGCGCCACCTGGACGCGCCGGGGCGCGAAGGGACGCGCGCCTGCCAGCGACAGCCGCATCGACATCGCGCTGGAAGGGCCGCCCAGCCACTATGCAGTGACCTTGCCAGCGAGCGGCCAGCGGCGCATCTTCGCGCTCGATGTGCCGCGCAGCATCGAGCGTCTGCCCGGCAATCCGTATGTCGTCTCGTCCGCGCTGGAAGTGCTGACCATACAGCCCATTACTTCGACCGTGCATTACCGCGTCAGTTCCCAAGCGCGCTACCGGCTGCAGGCCAAGCTGCCTTTGGCCCAGCAGCAGCCATGGCTGGCCTTGCCCGCTGGCAGCAACCCGCGCAGCATCGCCTGGGCCCGCGCACTGCGCGGCAGCGGCGCGCACGCGCTGGCGCCCGCCGACGCCATCGCCGCCGTGCTGGAGCACTTCCGCCACGCGCCATTCCGCTACACCCTGCAGCCGCCGCTGCTGGGCAAGCATGGCGTCGACGACTTCCTGTTTACAACACAAGCGGGCTTTTGCGAACATTACGCGGGCAGCTTTGTCGTGCTGATGCGCGCCATGGGCATTCCCGCGCGCGTCGTCACCGGTTACCAGGGCGGCCTGCGCAACGCTAGCGACAACAGCCTGAGCGTGCGCCAGTCCGACGCCCATGCCTGGAGCGAAGTGTGGCTGGCGGGCCGGGGCTGGGTACGCATCGACCCCACCAGCGCCGTCGCGCCCCTGCGCACGGAGCGCAACCTCGATGCCGCCCTGCCAGCGGCCGCGTCGCCGCTGACGGCCTGGCGCGCCCTGGCCGGCCTCGATGGCGGCGCGACAGGGGCGCTTGCCGCGTGGCGCCAGCAATGGCAGCAAGCCGAGCAGGCCTGGAGCAGCTGGGTGCTCGACACCACGCCGCAACGCCAGCGCGCCATGCTCGATCGCTTGAAAAACCTGCCGGCGACGACCCTGGCACTCGCTTGCGCCGTGCTGGCCCTGCTGTCCGCCGTAGTCGGCGCACTGGCCTGGTGGCGGCAAACGCGGCAAGGCGATCCGCTCGACGCCCTGTACCTGCAGTTTTGCCGCCAGCAGGCGCGTCGCGGCTACAGCCGTGCGCCGCATGAAGGGCCGCACGGTTATGCTGCACGGCTGGCCGCAGGCAAGGCCACACCCAAGGCGCACGCCGCCATCGCACAGTTTCTGGCAATCTATGCCACGATGAAGTATGGTAATGCCAACCCAGATGAACAATCCCGCGCGCGGCGCAGCTTGCGCCACCTGTTAACCCAATGCCGATGAGACGCTCCTTGTTACCGATCAAAACCTCCGCCCTGTCCCTGCTCCTCTCCCTTCCCCTGTGCCTGTCCACCGCGCACGCTGGTGAAAACAGCAACATTTCCGCCGCTGACCGCGCCCGTGCCGTGCGCGCGGCCAAGGCGCCGCCCGCCAAGGCAACGGCCAAAAAAGCACCGGCGAAATTCGACTTCGAAGGCGAGTTTGTCGACTATGCCAACTGGAAAGAAGTACGCGCCTTCCTCGACGAGATGTCCGCCAAGCATGGCTTTGACCGCGCCGAACTCGATACCCTGATCGGCAAGGTGCGCTATGTCGAGTCGACGGTGCAGCTGATGAAACCGGCGCCGCCGGGCAAGCCGAAGAACTGGCAAGCGTACAGCGCCCGCTTCATCGAGCCGGTGCGTATCAATGCGGGCGTGAAATTCTGGGAAGAGAACGCGCAAGCGCTGGCGCGCGCCGAACGCGAGTATGGCGTGCCGGCCGAGATCATCGTCGGCATCATCGGCGTGGAAACCGTGTACGGACGCAACACGGGCCGTTTCCGCGTGCTCGACGCGCTGACGACCCTGGCGTTTTCCTATCCGGAAAGCCCGACGCGCGCCGCGCGCATGGAATTTTTCAAGGGCGAACTGGAAAATGCGCTGCTGTACGCACGCAAGGATGGCATCGATCCCTTGACCCTGCTCGGCTCATATGCGGGCGCCATCGGCCTGCCCCAGTTCATGCCGAGCAGCATCATGAAATATGCGGTGGACTTCGATGGCGATAGTCATATCGACTTGCGCAACTCCACCGCCGACGCCATCGGCAGCGTGGCGCATTTCCTCGTCGAACACGGCTGGCGGCGCGATGACCCGGCCATCAGCACGTATCGCGTCACCGTCTCGTCCAGCCACGCCTGGGAAAAGTTCATCGGCCAGGGCTTGCAAGCCAAGTACCGGCTGGAAGAGTTGCAGGAAGCGGGCGTGAGTACGGTCGCAGCCACGCCCCAGAACATGTTATATGGCCTGATCGATCTGCAAAATGGTTCAGAAGCAACTGAGTATCACTTGGCAACCAATAACTTCTTTGCTATAACTCAGTACAACAGAAGTTATTTTTATGCCATGTCAGTGATCGACTTGGGCAAGGCCATCAGCCAAGTGCGCGCACGCTAACCGAAAGTCGGTGTAAAGTTATAATATTACTTGTAAGAAAGCGTAAGCGATGTTGAAGCGACCAGCAAACAGGTCTATGGTGGGGCCGATAACATGTGCCAGCCTCGCTCGCCAGCCTTTGTGCGGCACGGAATACAGAAATGGTTTTATACTTAACTTTTGTCAAAGTACAATTTTTGTTCTATCATAGAGCATAATAAAGAATAAATAGGTGTTGCAACGTGACAACACCCATTTTATCCAAAGCAAGATTACAGAGCTTTCCGGCCTGAAATGGAATCCTGCTGTACAATTGTGTATATATCATGAAAAACTGTATCCCGGATCGTACCGTGTGTGAATTCGTTCCTTTTAGTAAAGAATGAACATGAACGCAGCAAGAGCGAGCTCCGAGTGTTTTTTACTTTGCAGTGCAACTACAGAAGGAACATTAACATCATGACAAACCAAGTCGGCATTGATATGAACAGCGATTCGGACTCCGACGATCTGCTTCAATACAACCCAAACAGATTGCTCGATACCCTGATCGAAAACCTGCGCCTGAAAAACGACGCAGCACTGTCCCGCGCGCTGGAAGTGGCGCCACCGGTCATCAGCAAAATCCGCCACCACCGCCTGCCGGTCGGCGCATCGCTGTTGATCCGCATGCACGAAGTCAGCGACCTGAGCATCCGCGACCTGCGTTACCTGATGGGTGACCGTCGTAACAAATTCCGCATCAGCGACAAGCAATTCAAGCCAAAAGAAGGCGAAACGCCACAAGGCTGATCCTGCCAGTTTCGCAGGTTTTCCCTCCCCGCCATGGGGAGGGGGTAATTTTCAGGCCGTCCTGGCCGACCCGAATTTCCATTTTAAAATTGAACAATCAGGCTGGGAATACGCCGGTGGACAAGTAGCGGTCGCCACGGTCGCAGACGACGAACACGATCGTCGCGTTTTCCACCGTTTGCGAGATGCGCAGCGCGATTTCGCACGCGCCGGCCGCCGAGATACCGCAGAACAAGCCCTCTTCCGCCGCCAGGCTGCGCGCCATGCGCTCGGCCACGCCCTGGCTCACGTATTCCACCTGGTCCACGCGCGACTTGTCGTAAATTTTCGGCAAGTACGCTTCCGGCCACTTGCGGATGCCGGGAATCTGCGATCCATCCTCGGGCTGTGCGCCGATAATCTGGATGGCGGGATTCTGTTCCTTCAAGTAGCGCGACACGCCCATGATGGTGCCCGTCGTGCCCATGGCGCTGACGAAATGCGTGACCTGGCCATGCGTATCGCGCCAGATTTCCGGTCCCGTGCTTTCGTAGTGGGCGCGCGAATTGTCTTCGTTGGCGAACTGGTCGAGGATGATGCCACGGCCATCCTTCTGCATCTGCTCGGCCAGGTCGCGCGCATATTCCATGCCGCCCGTCTTCGGCGTGAGCAGGATGTCGGCGCCGTAGGCGGCCATGCTCTGGCGGCGCTCCACGCTGAGATTGTCTGGCATCAAGAGCAGCATCTTGTAGCCGCGCAAGGCGGCGGCCATGGCCAGCGCGATGCCCGTATTGCCGCTGGTAGCCTCGATCAGGGTATCGCCTGGCTTGATGACGCCGCGCTCTTCAGCGCGCTTGAGCATGGACATGGCGGCGCGGTCCTTCACGGAGCCGGCCGGGTTGTTGCCTTCCAGCTTGCCGAGGATGACGTTGTTGCGCGCAATCGCATCGGCGCCCGGCAAGCGCGTCAGTTGCACCAGCGGGGTGTTGCCTATCGTATCTTCAAGTGTCTTGTAAGCCATCGTGTCTGTTTGAGTAATTTCAACAAAGACCCATTCTAATATGAGATGCTGGACGGCGTATGGCTAAAAGCCGCCGCCCCGCCAGGCTGCCCCAACCGTGGCCACCCGCGCGCCAGTCCGCATGCTCCCTGGCTTTGCGCCCTGCCAGGGTTGCCGCGCGCGCTGCGCCAGCGGGCCGCGCGCGCATGCGCTAGACTCGTGGCGGTTAGTTATTTTAGTAATTTGCTTATTCAATCAATGGATCAGTCATGAGCAGCAGCACACCCGAATTCATTCCCGAAACCACGCAGGACGATCCCGTCCAGTTCGCCACGCTCGACTTGCAGGGCCGCAGCCACCAGATCTCGCCCGTCTTCAATGCGCTCGAACTGCAGCGCTTGCAGCGCTATGGCACACGGCGGCGCTTTGCCGATGGCGCCACCCTGTTCGAGGCGGGCAGCAGCAGCTTCGGCATGCTGGTGATACTGTCCGGACGCGTCAGCATCACGCGCCACGAGGTGCTGGGGCAGGCGTCGCAGCTACGCGAAGTGGGCGTCGGCCACTTCATTGCCGAGGTGGCGCAATTGTCCGGCCGCCCCACCCTCGTCAACGGCAGCGCCGTGGGCGAGGTGGAATTGCTCGACATCAGTTCGGAATCCTTGCGCGCGCTGATCGTGGCGGAAGCGGAGATGGGCGAACGCATCGTGCGCGCCCTGATCCTGCGCCGCGTGGCCCTGATCGAATCGAATTCGGGCGGCCCCGTGCTGGTGGGACCGCGCGGCAATGGCAATCTGTTTCATCTGCAAAGTTTTCTATCGAGCAATGGCCACCCGCACACGGTGCTCGATCCGGCCAGCGATGCGGCCGCCGCCGCGCTGGCCCAGCGCTACCAGCCCACGCCGCAGGAGTGGCCCTTGGTCGTCTGTCCCGATGGCAAGGTCATGAAGAATCCCGGCAATGCGGAACTGGGGCGCTGCCTGGGCATGTTGCCCGATTTGTCCGGCGACAAGATCTTCGACGTGCTGGTGGTGGGTGCCGGCCCCGCCGGCCTGGCCACGGCCGTGTATGCGGCCTCGGAAGGGCTATCGGTGCTGGCGCTGGAACAGCGCGCGTATGGCGGCCAGGCGGGCGCCAGCGCGCGCATCGAAAATTACCTGGGTTTTCCCACCGGCATATCCGGCCGGGCGCTGGCGGGACGCGCCTATGTGCAGGCGCAAAAGTTTGGCGTCGAGATCGCCACCCCGGCCAGCGCCGCCAGCCTGCTGTGCGACACCTGGCCCCTGCGCGTCACCCTGTGCGACGGCACC of Janthinobacterium sp. PAMC25594 contains these proteins:
- a CDS encoding LysR family transcriptional regulator, whose amino-acid sequence is MDTLRSMRVFRAVVELDSFVRASERLDLSPAMVSKHVMHLERHLGARLLNRSSRHLSLTEIGKVYFEQCRDMLDNLDEVEATVGRTTVVPRGMLRLSAPVWFANAIFTRTLVAYRERFPEVTFDIDLSGRVVNLVEEGFDLALRVSQAPSPSLIARPIGSIAFHLVAAPAYLARAGHPVAPQDLAQHAMISYSLLSNGNELTFDGPQGHETVKFTPVLQCNNESLLHAAALDGMGIALLPSWQTDADLAAGRLVRLFDDFKLAGGSVYAVYTSRRYLSSKVRTFIDFLADEGRLGS
- a CDS encoding class III extradiol ring-cleavage dioxygenase, whose translation is MLEASLQDIPRQIGARPKAVLVVTAHWEGPQFLVSASPQPGMIYDYSGFPPHTYQIQYPAPGAPELAAQVKQLLDAAGHPARLDHERGFDHGTFSALFPIYPQADVPLVQLSLKHGYDPLTHVEVGRALAGLRRQGVLILGSGLSYHNLRQFGQAGAVASHQFDAWLRQTMALPPAQRLQQLLAWDQAPGARQAHPQEDHLLPLMVALGAAEQEAAHVVYHEEDFFGALAVTSFKFG
- the ylqF gene encoding ribosome biogenesis GTPase YlqF codes for the protein MNAARKKAAETMENTDLVIEVVDARLPAASCNPMVDELRLFRQRPCLKILNKTDLADPAATAAWVAYFNAQEGVTAYAMTTKKPGDVARIPDLAKSLTPHRGVPTKPLRIMIMGIPNVGKSTLMNALLKKRVAKVGDEPAVTKMQQKLYLDKNTILVDTPGMLWPKIAIPSDGLMLAASHAIGSNALIEEEVAVFLAEELLKRYPDLLTARYGTKIGEVDAIGVVEGIAAKRGFRIKGGDYDFEKASHTLLLDYRSGILGRISLETPDTRAALLAQHAAEMAEKAAIAAAIAAEKAKNAARGKRGT
- a CDS encoding histone deacetylase family protein, whose translation is MSTAIYTHPDCQRHEMGDWHPESPARLQAINDQLILAHISDLVEHRDGVRAQLSDIERNHSATAIGLVRDNVPSEGDYYPLDGDTLLNAHSYEAALAAAGSAVTATDAVIDGEISNAFCAIRPPGHHARPSEPMGFCLFNNVAIAAKHALDVRGLDRVAIVDFDVHHGNGTAESVANDPRILMVSFFQHPFYPYSDVESYTDTRVNVPVPARSKGDAVRQLVLDHWLPALHRQQPQMIFISAGFDAHREDDVGGMGLVEADYTWLTQQMMAVANQYGKGRIVSCLEGGYNLSSLGRSVAAHVKALAEL
- a CDS encoding MoxR family ATPase, with translation MFSKIHQAAQQIGEVLVGKQLQIRQTLACVLAGGHLLIEDVPGVGKTTLAHALAISLGLQWKRQQFTSDLLPADVAGMSVYDRASASFIFHPGPLFTQVLLADEINRATPKTQSGLLEAMEERQVTLDGVTHALPQPFFVIATQNCAHQLGTFPLPESQLDRFLMCVTLGYPDAAAERALLLGADRRAMLQTLPAVMNAEELLQAQAGLRAIHASPAVVDYVLALVHATRAPGVFADGLSPRAALALLQAARAWAALAGRDHVTPDDVQAVLLPVCAHRLHAAQGSTDSRALLRHLLLSIPV
- a CDS encoding DUF58 domain-containing protein; its protein translation is MRWRTIPWLPARPWLGAQRVHIRPSRAGLAFAALLLALWIAAVNYRLGLGYALTYFAAACAIADMLFTSRNLAGLALAATPGKPVFAGSHALFTLRLINRSSRPRHAIGLAASGASAAPGLADIAAHGETAISIGMPARQRGWLNAPAVRLSGSFPLGLFVAWCHWQPDARVLVYPQPEQDAPPLPWPAGTIQQERQPDWPDSPDGTLELAGVRAYQSGDPLQRLAWRQIARHDGEHLFSKQFQPGADAPAGASHGSLMLEHATLHALAPEARLSRLTAWVLQAERTGLPYGLRLGALTLTPALGASQRDACLRALALHDLPQDRTAP
- a CDS encoding DUF3488 and transglutaminase-like domain-containing protein, translated to MKAWLSGLPREKADIVLLLLAAAMVLAPHALHLPPWLSVATAAPLLWRAVITVRGRRQPSLAVLAPLALLGIAGVYASYGTVLGRDPGVALLALLLALKSLEMHGRRDIFVLVFLSFFLLLANFFHTQGILGAAWMLATVLVLLAALLSAQYGAVQPRLAQRLGLLGRMLALALPLAAVMFLAVPRPDGPLWGAPHEGAQARTGLSDSMQPGAIASLALSSEPVFTARFSTPLPPQDQLYWRGVVLGDYDGATWTRRGAKGRAPASDSRIDIALEGPPSHYAVTLPASGQRRIFALDVPRSIERLPGNPYVVSSALEVLTIQPITSTVHYRVSSQARYRLQAKLPLAQQQPWLALPAGSNPRSIAWARALRGSGAHALAPADAIAAVLEHFRHAPFRYTLQPPLLGKHGVDDFLFTTQAGFCEHYAGSFVVLMRAMGIPARVVTGYQGGLRNASDNSLSVRQSDAHAWSEVWLAGRGWVRIDPTSAVAPLRTERNLDAALPAAASPLTAWRALAGLDGGATGALAAWRQQWQQAEQAWSSWVLDTTPQRQRAMLDRLKNLPATTLALACAVLALLSAVVGALAWWRQTRQGDPLDALYLQFCRQQARRGYSRAPHEGPHGYAARLAAGKATPKAHAAIAQFLAIYATMKYGNANPDEQSRARRSLRHLLTQCR